The sequence below is a genomic window from Uranotaenia lowii strain MFRU-FL chromosome 2, ASM2978415v1, whole genome shotgun sequence.
caaacaaaaaagagcaaaaatcaagctgtaaaaaacataaataggaCTTAAAAgacgaaataacaaaaaaaaaagattaaaaaaaacaaataaaataaataaaaacttaaaatacaaatattcaaagggaccaaaaataaacaaaaagaattaaaaaacaaaaaaaaaacatcagtgactaaaaaggacaaaaagacAACAAAGCAAAATACACCAATTAAGCAAAGTAAggcaaaaaagacataaaatgtCAACATAGACATAACAGGGAAGAAAGACGAAACAGCGAAACtgacaaaaaagcaaaaaacattatttaaaagcCCTGTAGGTCCGTCTGTAGACAAGAAGAATATGGAGAAGGAATAAAACATCAAAAAGACTCAAATtacctataaaaaaaataaatgaaaaaaactgaccaaagacttttttttcctttttttagaggaatttaaactatttttcctCGCACcggcgaaagaaaaaaaataagagtaaAGActaatagaacaaaaaaaaaatctgtcagaGACTTAAGTGGTCAATGAAGTGAATAAAATTAACTagtattcaattgaaaatcttttaaatgatGTCAGTTAGCCTTAATGTATAACCCGTGAAATTTCTTTCCAATTATACACGTTTacccattttatccaatcttgTTTGTATTATAAggaatcatttttaaacttaaacaaCTACTATAGTAATAACCACTTACAAAACTTCAACTACAAATAAAAACCGAAAATCGACACCTTACCTCCGTTCCTCCAGGTTAGTTCGTCAAGCTTCTATAGAAATCACAGCCGGGACAGAAAGCATTCAACTGTCCAATACCTTCGTTGTTATCAATCAGGGGTTCCATGAAGAATTGTAAATTCGAGGAACACCCGGATCGTTCGTGACCATCCAGCACGCAGCCGAGCATCTGACCAAATTCAGTTACCTTACCGGCGAATCGAACCTTTGCTCCACAGGGACATCCCAGCTGGCCGCCATCATTTGTAAGTTGGTGCTTCTGGCAAACGGGACAAAACACCGGTGGATCTTCACCGTACTCATCGATCTGGTAGGTTTCCGAACGCTCGTACTCCAGAAAGAGCCATTCGTCCGTCTGGGAAATCAGTTCCTCGAAGATGAGCCGCTGCAGCTCGATGTCATGCTCCAGTTCCGACAGCTCCTCCCGGACGATCGATTCCAGCAGGGCTTGCTCCTCCTGGACGATATTCCGCTTCCGGAGCAGCTGCTCGCTGCGGGCTTCCTTGATGCGATTGCGACATTTCTAAAATCGAAGACTATTCAGTATCAAACGTATCAGGTTGTTAAACAATCGGTGCACTCACCTCTCGCATCATGTCCACAAGTTTAGGGGAACCGTATTTGAAACGGTGGGCAGCATCCCGGGAACGTGCTTTCTGGGTGACGCTGGTGTGATAGATTGGAGGCGATTGAACAACTTCCATCTCGATCAACCGGTAAATTTAAGCCAAAACAAGTAGATTTTCCAAATATTCACACAAACGGACGAAAACGAACTGaaattgaacaaacttttcgGAGGAATCGcgctttttcttgttttgtttacttcCCAAATGACTAGGGCTGccagaaatgtttaaaataaaataaataaaagtaaaataccGGTCTGCTGTAATTTAATTGCATGAAACCATTGAATCGATGGACTGAAAAGGAatgttaaacattttcaaatgttgaacacgcttttttcctaataatttgatttttatttcctttaaaAAGGATGTTACTTCACTAGAAGGAGATAAGAAATCATTTCAATATGTTGGCTTAATTGATAAATCCGAGCATCTGGAATCACTGGTTACGTTGAAAAAGGGCTAACATGGCgtcaaaacattcaaaacactgtcctaaaaaaatttttagacgagtcatttcaattgatttttaatgactATTACCGCCGAAAATTGCTTCAATTTGTACTTTATAATCAAAAATCACCGACATTGTTGACATTCCTTacgatgaaacttttttttttaattttgtatacaTGAGGAACgttcaaatttaacaatttcgaaCTTCAAGTTGCATATATATTCTTgaatctgaacttcatttttttttcattttaaattcattgttcgGATGAGGAattattcagattttgaaactgCCATTCGATATTCGGTTCGGATTCACAGCTGCGTGccgttttcaaatttggttaaagATTTCAGATGCGTTCATT
It includes:
- the LOC129747920 gene encoding RIP-like protein, encoding MEVVQSPPIYHTSVTQKARSRDAAHRFKYGSPKLVDMMREKCRNRIKEARSEQLLRKRNIVQEEQALLESIVREELSELEHDIELQRLIFEELISQTDEWLFLEYERSETYQIDEYGEDPPVFCPVCQKHQLTNDGGQLGCPCGAKVRFAGKVTEFGQMLGCVLDGHERSGCSSNLQFFMEPLIDNNEGIGQLNAFCPGCDFYRSLTN